One genomic segment of Rubripirellula tenax includes these proteins:
- a CDS encoding ABC transporter ATP-binding protein encodes MTDAIQPPSFVETAAVEVTGLSRSFRGKVALDEVSMVVPSGTIFGLVGLNGAGKTTLIRHLIGSLKATHGRVRVLGDDPVADPEGVLKRIGYLTEEDSLPKWIRVGELIDFTRALYPTWDEAYAAQLCDLFSLSRSTKLSSLSKGGRARAGLLVAIAHRPELLILDEPSSGLDPIARRDILEAIIRTINDDGRTVLFSSHLLDEVDRVCDHVALMHDGRIIETTTSNDLSASYIEIVFRNRVPTIAKPQFDGVFGWQASGDEWSAVVKSDAFDRNVFASTYELIETRPLSLERWFAARVSRSAADAAKEELANV; translated from the coding sequence ATGACTGATGCGATCCAACCGCCCTCTTTCGTCGAAACCGCGGCCGTCGAAGTGACCGGACTGAGCCGTTCCTTTCGCGGAAAGGTTGCACTGGACGAAGTGAGCATGGTGGTTCCCTCGGGCACCATCTTTGGTCTGGTGGGACTCAACGGCGCCGGTAAGACGACGTTGATCCGGCACTTGATCGGCTCGCTGAAAGCCACCCACGGCCGTGTTCGTGTGCTTGGCGATGATCCGGTCGCCGACCCTGAAGGCGTTTTGAAACGCATCGGGTATTTGACCGAAGAGGATTCGCTTCCCAAGTGGATTCGCGTGGGCGAGTTGATCGATTTCACTCGCGCGCTCTATCCCACATGGGACGAAGCCTATGCGGCCCAGCTTTGCGATCTGTTTTCGCTGTCTCGATCGACCAAGTTGAGCTCGCTGTCGAAGGGCGGTCGGGCCCGCGCAGGTTTGTTGGTCGCGATCGCTCATCGGCCGGAGCTGTTGATCTTGGACGAGCCGTCCAGCGGCTTGGACCCGATCGCCCGACGTGACATTTTGGAAGCCATCATCCGAACGATCAACGACGACGGTCGAACGGTTCTGTTTTCCAGCCACCTGCTCGACGAAGTCGATCGCGTGTGTGACCACGTGGCGTTGATGCATGACGGTCGCATCATTGAAACGACGACGTCGAACGATCTGTCGGCCAGCTACATCGAGATCGTTTTCCGCAACCGCGTACCGACGATTGCGAAACCCCAGTTCGATGGCGTATTCGGGTGGCAGGCCAGCGGCGATGAGTGGTCGGCGGTCGTCAAGTCCGATGCATTTGACCGCAACGTGTTCGCATCCACTTACGAGCTGATCGAGACGCGGCCGTTGTCGCTGGAACGCTGGTTTGCGGCCCGCGTCAGTCGCAGCGCCGCCGATGCTGCCAAAGAGGAACTCGCAAATGTCTGA
- the rpsF gene encoding 30S ribosomal protein S6 produces MAKNTYETLLILDSNLYARDPGTVASQISDIITEAGGDVLVSRLWMEQKLAYPINKHQKGTYWLTYFEMEGPNLPKIDRAFQLCEPVLRQMTLKLEPRLIEPILANARGESIRVSASSAEQAEEETEDATENDDSEVEV; encoded by the coding sequence GTGGCTAAGAACACTTACGAAACGCTGCTGATCCTGGACAGCAACTTGTATGCTCGCGACCCAGGCACCGTTGCCAGCCAAATCAGTGACATCATCACTGAAGCCGGTGGTGACGTTTTGGTCAGCCGACTTTGGATGGAACAAAAGCTGGCTTACCCGATCAATAAGCACCAAAAAGGTACTTATTGGCTGACGTACTTCGAAATGGAAGGCCCAAACCTGCCGAAGATCGATCGCGCGTTTCAATTGTGCGAGCCAGTGCTTCGCCAAATGACGCTGAAGCTGGAACCACGGTTGATCGAGCCGATTTTGGCCAACGCCCGCGGCGAATCGATTCGCGTTTCAGCATCCTCCGCTGAGCAGGCCGAAGAGGAAACCGAAGACGCCACAGAAAACGATGATTCCGAAGTCGAAGTGTAG
- the pth gene encoding aminoacyl-tRNA hydrolase, translated as MKLIVGLGNPGRKYDQTRHNIGFVVVDKVASLVSASPSKVKFEGLLAEALISGEKAALLWPQTYMNASGQSVRKALDFYKLEAKDVLVVCDDLNLPCGKIRLKANGSAGGQKGLADTIRHLQTDEFARLKIGIGRPPEGWEVTDYVLGRFSSTENEAIEDAATVAARAAICWATDGATIAMNRHNAEEKKETKTKRTNGTSKKPTTEPKRP; from the coding sequence GTGAAGTTAATCGTTGGGCTGGGCAATCCGGGTCGCAAATACGACCAAACGCGACACAACATCGGGTTTGTCGTGGTAGATAAGGTCGCAAGCCTGGTTTCGGCCAGCCCATCGAAGGTAAAGTTTGAGGGCTTGCTGGCTGAGGCCTTGATCAGCGGTGAGAAAGCGGCCCTGCTTTGGCCACAAACCTACATGAACGCGAGCGGCCAAAGCGTCCGTAAAGCGCTCGATTTTTACAAGCTAGAAGCGAAAGATGTGCTGGTAGTTTGCGACGACCTGAACTTGCCATGCGGAAAGATTCGGTTAAAAGCAAATGGATCGGCAGGCGGCCAGAAAGGGCTTGCAGATACCATTCGCCACTTACAGACAGATGAGTTTGCGAGATTAAAGATAGGAATCGGTCGGCCTCCCGAAGGTTGGGAGGTCACCGATTATGTACTCGGGAGATTCTCGAGCACAGAGAATGAAGCGATCGAGGATGCCGCCACCGTGGCCGCTCGAGCTGCGATTTGCTGGGCAACCGATGGCGCCACCATCGCGATGAACCGGCACAATGCGGAAGAGAAGAAAGAGACCAAAACGAAGCGAACGAACGGGACATCAAAAAAGCCCACCACTGAACCTAAACGTCCCTGA
- a CDS encoding GntR family transcriptional regulator, protein MQIHLNSDGVPIYQQIVDQIRNRIVTGGLNAGDELPAMRTLAETLQVNPNTVARAYRELEVEGLVEKRRTTGTFVAELTQRRSVAERRRMLERHLDNLIIQSRHLGFQLDDVVELLAKRDSQISNDGERS, encoded by the coding sequence ATGCAGATCCACCTCAATTCCGACGGCGTCCCGATCTATCAACAGATCGTCGATCAGATCCGCAATCGCATCGTCACCGGCGGCTTGAACGCCGGCGACGAACTTCCGGCGATGCGAACTCTGGCGGAAACGCTGCAGGTCAACCCGAACACCGTCGCTCGTGCCTATCGTGAGCTGGAGGTCGAAGGTCTGGTCGAAAAACGACGGACCACCGGCACGTTCGTCGCCGAGTTGACCCAGCGCCGCAGCGTCGCCGAGCGGCGTCGGATGCTGGAAAGGCACTTGGACAATCTGATCATCCAATCCCGTCACCTCGGTTTCCAGCTTGATGACGTTGTCGAGCTGCTAGCCAAACGCGACTCCCAAATTTCGAATGATGGAGAACGTTCATGA
- a CDS encoding single-stranded DNA-binding protein, producing MASYNRVMLMGNLTREIELKYTPGGTAVMENAVAVNDRRKSASGEWVEETTFVDVTFWGRTAEVASEYLGKGSPVFIEGRLKLDTWETDGQKRSKLRVICERMQMLGGGPNSSGGGPAGSQSKPANRPTRSEDQGGHGSNNSERPSTPRTNENRDSANPASAGQRTAQPTGDGPGYDEPDIPF from the coding sequence ATGGCCAGCTATAACCGCGTAATGTTGATGGGGAACTTGACTCGAGAAATCGAGCTGAAGTACACGCCTGGCGGTACAGCGGTGATGGAAAATGCCGTCGCGGTCAACGACCGTCGAAAATCAGCTAGCGGTGAATGGGTCGAAGAGACCACATTCGTCGATGTGACGTTTTGGGGGCGAACGGCTGAAGTGGCCAGCGAGTACCTTGGAAAGGGATCGCCAGTCTTCATCGAAGGACGACTGAAACTCGACACTTGGGAAACCGACGGTCAAAAGCGAAGTAAGTTAAGAGTCATTTGCGAGCGGATGCAGATGCTTGGTGGCGGGCCCAACAGCAGTGGCGGCGGGCCAGCGGGCAGCCAGTCCAAACCAGCCAATCGACCGACGCGAAGCGAAGACCAGGGCGGACATGGCTCTAACAACAGCGAACGCCCATCAACGCCGCGAACCAACGAGAACCGCGACTCCGCCAACCCGGCCAGCGCTGGGCAACGAACGGCACAACCCACCGGTGACGGACCAGGATACGACGAGCCAGACATTCCGTTTTAG
- the rplI gene encoding 50S ribosomal protein L9, translating to MPTSTPRKRDQTFKRLPKGENGGVQLLLIHNVEHLGRQGDIVEVKPGFALNFLLPQGLATVATDHHKRMVDKHREKLRAIELEKLSEFRKQADELGKQSITIEANANDEGHLYGSVGPHEIVDSLKAAGFTLATDQIRLEGPLKELGLYTVKVHLHSEVDASVKVWVVPTVTADMAGKE from the coding sequence ATGCCAACCTCCACACCCCGTAAACGTGACCAGACCTTCAAGCGATTGCCCAAGGGTGAAAATGGTGGCGTTCAATTGTTGTTGATCCACAACGTCGAGCACCTCGGCCGCCAGGGAGACATCGTCGAAGTCAAACCCGGCTTTGCGCTCAACTTCCTGCTACCTCAAGGATTGGCAACCGTCGCGACGGACCACCACAAACGAATGGTCGACAAGCATCGCGAGAAATTGCGTGCGATCGAACTGGAAAAGCTAAGCGAGTTCCGAAAACAAGCGGACGAACTTGGCAAGCAATCGATCACGATCGAAGCCAATGCCAACGACGAAGGCCATCTGTACGGCAGCGTCGGACCGCACGAAATTGTCGATTCGCTCAAAGCGGCCGGCTTTACGTTGGCGACAGACCAAATTCGCCTAGAGGGTCCGCTGAAGGAACTCGGCCTCTACACGGTCAAGGTTCACCTGCACAGCGAAGTCGACGCGAGCGTCAAGGTCTGGGTCGTCCCAACCGTGACCGCCGACATGGCCGGCAAGGAATAG
- a CDS encoding DUF4190 domain-containing protein — MPYCGACNSFILGGGKSEGGKRYCNAKCLEVGRTINYVGDIPDDIISKRAWQMRDAACARCGGPGPLDFHGGQQVISVIILTWTTDATVFGCHRCGKNAAIKATVTTLFAGWWGFPWGLIMTPIVLVTNTVALLQSTPPGPSARLLDAAKMDMAAQLRQRVESDAEEEAYMGVEATASSPTVRAFAAAPNSGHPLARPMPALVTVAPASPSSLAITSLVFGVLSIFAFCLMGLSLVTSIVAVVTGHMAMNRIKNSGGRLTGDGLALTGLIIGYVMLLLSAIWVTVLVISFMQPARRMPAFPQPEMPEMLEKMGKMGKMEKMEPELPSRDALQPPRPSVLPVESTSPPANFGNVPVVPPNQFSPNQFPPGYMPPGYAPPSYTPPPFQPNPFQPMPELPPTDSLRRPAINPFEPTNRTPPSPDPSSRRPTSRPESRATNRNDEGLDADVVYSFADMGWSVKSLAFSPDKRFLVAGKMDAKLLIFDLVNGKQIVEIDDLRDDLGQVTAVAFSPDGKRVIAAGYKGTIATWQMDESGQLTDRQFIAGHSDEVQSLSISPTSTYMMSGSSRGQLVWQPVAQNGTVSFRKLNAFPKSVMAIHLPSKGLEALATDGQSVVTVDLKNATEIHRTEMRRGRPQAVAFSPDGGRVAITSGYAIDVFDTATRANVMKIDTDHEIQWSIGFMPDGKRIYSGGRGQVTLWDAISGEPIKRLNVGGNLYIKAIAISDDMQWLATIPDSAGQTLRVIRIPQ; from the coding sequence ATGCCTTATTGCGGAGCATGTAATTCGTTCATTCTTGGCGGCGGAAAATCCGAAGGCGGCAAACGCTACTGCAACGCCAAATGCCTCGAAGTCGGGCGGACGATCAACTATGTCGGCGATATTCCTGACGACATCATTTCGAAACGCGCTTGGCAAATGCGCGACGCGGCGTGCGCCCGGTGCGGTGGTCCAGGCCCGTTGGATTTCCACGGCGGCCAACAGGTGATCAGCGTCATCATCTTGACCTGGACGACGGACGCGACCGTTTTCGGTTGTCACCGTTGTGGCAAGAACGCCGCGATCAAGGCAACGGTCACAACGCTGTTTGCCGGTTGGTGGGGTTTTCCGTGGGGGCTGATCATGACACCGATTGTTTTGGTGACCAACACGGTGGCGCTGCTGCAATCGACGCCTCCGGGACCATCGGCGAGATTGCTGGACGCGGCGAAAATGGACATGGCGGCGCAACTGCGCCAGCGTGTCGAGTCGGACGCCGAGGAGGAAGCCTATATGGGTGTTGAAGCGACGGCTTCGTCACCGACCGTCCGAGCTTTCGCGGCCGCGCCAAATTCTGGCCATCCACTCGCCCGCCCGATGCCTGCGCTGGTGACCGTCGCGCCCGCGTCGCCGTCTAGCTTGGCGATCACCAGTCTGGTCTTTGGCGTTCTTTCGATCTTCGCGTTTTGTTTGATGGGTTTGTCGTTGGTGACGTCGATCGTCGCCGTCGTCACCGGGCACATGGCGATGAATCGAATTAAGAATTCGGGCGGTCGGCTAACCGGCGACGGGTTGGCATTGACGGGGCTGATTATCGGCTACGTGATGCTGCTGTTGTCGGCGATTTGGGTCACGGTTCTGGTCATCAGTTTCATGCAGCCGGCACGTCGCATGCCCGCATTTCCGCAACCAGAAATGCCAGAAATGCTAGAAAAGATGGGAAAGATGGGAAAGATGGAAAAGATGGAACCCGAGTTGCCGTCACGCGACGCTTTGCAGCCCCCACGCCCAAGCGTTCTTCCGGTCGAATCAACGTCGCCACCGGCGAACTTCGGAAACGTCCCGGTCGTGCCGCCAAACCAATTTTCCCCCAACCAATTTCCACCCGGGTATATGCCACCGGGATACGCGCCGCCCAGCTATACACCGCCTCCGTTTCAACCCAATCCGTTTCAGCCGATGCCGGAGTTGCCGCCCACCGATTCGCTGCGGCGACCGGCCATCAATCCGTTCGAACCGACGAACCGTACCCCGCCTTCGCCTGATCCGTCTTCTCGCCGACCAACGTCTCGCCCCGAATCACGGGCAACCAATCGCAATGACGAAGGGTTGGATGCCGACGTCGTTTACTCATTTGCCGATATGGGTTGGTCCGTCAAGTCGCTCGCGTTCTCGCCTGACAAGCGGTTCCTGGTGGCCGGCAAGATGGATGCGAAGTTGTTGATCTTCGACTTGGTCAACGGCAAGCAAATTGTCGAGATTGATGATTTGCGAGACGACCTTGGTCAGGTTACCGCCGTTGCTTTTTCGCCAGACGGCAAGCGGGTGATCGCGGCGGGTTACAAGGGTACGATCGCTACATGGCAGATGGACGAATCGGGCCAACTAACCGATCGTCAATTCATCGCCGGTCATTCCGACGAAGTGCAATCGTTGTCGATCAGCCCGACGTCGACGTACATGATGTCGGGGTCCTCGCGCGGGCAATTGGTGTGGCAACCCGTGGCGCAAAATGGAACGGTCAGCTTCCGAAAACTCAATGCGTTTCCCAAATCGGTGATGGCGATTCACTTGCCCAGCAAGGGATTGGAAGCGTTGGCGACCGACGGGCAATCGGTCGTTACCGTGGACTTAAAAAACGCTACCGAAATCCACCGAACGGAAATGCGACGCGGGCGTCCCCAAGCAGTCGCGTTCTCGCCCGACGGTGGCCGGGTGGCGATCACCAGCGGTTATGCGATCGACGTTTTCGATACCGCGACGCGGGCGAATGTGATGAAGATCGACACCGACCACGAAATCCAGTGGAGCATTGGATTCATGCCCGACGGAAAACGGATCTACTCGGGTGGCCGTGGACAGGTGACCCTTTGGGACGCAATCAGCGGCGAACCCATCAAACGATTGAATGTCGGAGGAAACCTATACATCAAGGCGATCGCCATCTCTGACGATATGCAGTGGCTGGCCACGATTCCCGATTCCGCGGGTCAAACGTTGCGTGTCATTCGGATACCACAATGA
- a CDS encoding 50S ribosomal protein L25 yields the protein MADVFQVETRNEVGSAATRRLRRTGMIPAVLYGHGEANKHLAIPEAQVRTLLRHHGKMVELAGDCKETALVSDVHWDPMGIDVLHLDLVRVNLKELVEVTIPIRVHGECVGVRDGGMLLENFHEVEIRCPAGSIPENIGLDVTELAMGAHLTAADLEMPSGAELVTPGDTVVCHVEEPRKSADSDEAEMNMGAEPEVIAKGGEKDEE from the coding sequence ATGGCCGACGTATTTCAAGTCGAAACTCGCAATGAAGTTGGTTCGGCAGCCACTCGGCGTCTGCGTCGCACAGGCATGATTCCTGCGGTCCTTTACGGCCACGGCGAAGCGAACAAGCACTTGGCCATTCCTGAGGCCCAAGTCCGCACTTTGCTGCGTCACCACGGCAAGATGGTCGAACTGGCTGGCGATTGCAAAGAAACAGCTTTGGTCAGCGACGTTCACTGGGATCCCATGGGCATCGACGTCTTGCACCTGGACCTGGTTCGCGTGAACCTGAAGGAATTGGTCGAAGTAACGATCCCGATTCGTGTTCACGGCGAGTGCGTCGGCGTTCGCGACGGCGGAATGCTGCTGGAAAACTTCCACGAAGTCGAAATTCGCTGCCCTGCCGGCTCGATTCCCGAAAACATCGGCCTGGACGTCACCGAACTCGCGATGGGCGCCCACTTGACGGCTGCCGACCTGGAAATGCCGTCCGGAGCCGAGTTGGTAACCCCAGGCGACACGGTCGTTTGCCACGTCGAAGAACCACGCAAATCGGCCGATAGCGACGAAGCGGAAATGAACATGGGCGCAGAGCCTGAAGTCATCGCCAAGGGTGGCGAGAAGGACGAAGAGTAA
- the dapA gene encoding 4-hydroxy-tetrahydrodipicolinate synthase, producing the protein MAQRKGSEFAGLSVAIITPFNGDDVDYSRLREQIEFQIAAGTNCIVPAGTTGESPTLSHDEHERVISEVIQCVAGRAKVMAGTGSNSTAEALRLTRRAAKEGADATLQVAPYYNKPTQEGFFQHFKAIAEDVDIPVCVYNIPGRTGKEIDVETIQRLSHLAGITMVKEATGKLDQCSAILGTTDLTVLSGDDSLTLPMMSVGAEGVISVVGNLAPTPMIELVAAAAAGDFATAQKLHHRMFALCSNMLGIATNPIPVKAAMQMVGRDSGELRLPMTPLNEQEAQRLRETLFAFGLQEAASV; encoded by the coding sequence ATGGCCCAACGCAAGGGTTCTGAGTTTGCCGGTCTGTCCGTCGCGATCATCACGCCATTCAATGGTGACGATGTGGATTATTCGCGGCTCCGCGAGCAGATTGAGTTTCAAATCGCTGCAGGCACCAACTGCATCGTTCCCGCCGGAACCACCGGGGAATCGCCGACGCTGTCGCACGACGAGCACGAGCGTGTCATCAGCGAGGTGATCCAGTGCGTGGCGGGCCGAGCCAAAGTGATGGCTGGCACGGGCAGCAACAGCACCGCCGAAGCCCTCCGGCTGACCCGGCGCGCCGCCAAAGAAGGCGCCGACGCGACCCTGCAAGTCGCTCCGTACTACAACAAGCCGACCCAAGAAGGTTTTTTTCAGCACTTCAAGGCGATCGCCGAAGACGTCGACATTCCGGTCTGTGTCTACAATATCCCCGGCCGAACGGGCAAGGAAATTGACGTCGAAACGATTCAGCGACTTTCGCACTTGGCCGGCATCACGATGGTCAAGGAAGCCACCGGCAAGTTGGACCAGTGCTCGGCGATCCTGGGCACGACCGATTTGACCGTGCTGTCGGGCGACGATTCATTGACGCTGCCGATGATGAGCGTCGGCGCCGAAGGTGTCATCTCTGTCGTCGGTAACTTGGCGCCGACCCCGATGATCGAGCTGGTCGCGGCAGCCGCAGCAGGTGATTTCGCCACGGCTCAGAAGCTGCACCACCGGATGTTCGCTTTGTGCAGCAACATGCTGGGGATCGCCACCAATCCGATTCCGGTCAAGGCGGCGATGCAAATGGTGGGTCGCGACAGCGGCGAGCTGCGATTGCCGATGACGCCGCTGAATGAACAGGAAGCCCAGCGCCTTCGCGAGACGCTGTTCGCCTTCGGTTTGCAAGAAGCCGCCTCGGTCTAA
- a CDS encoding NTP/NDP exchange transporter yields MPDTESLAARIADRIRPGEMSSVVWATAWFFFILLGYLIVRPVRETMGSIGGTRQLQGLMAVTFVAMLVAVPIYSALVARLPRRWLVRVVFHFFAACLFAFFVLMRIDHESTQVWTARAFFVWVNVFAFFATSVFWSVLADLFTSEQGKRLFGLVAAGGTAGAITGSIITSRLAGVLSTSWLLLIPIVMLEVGLACAWRLEKQIAKRPLSPDRYAPAGDDKPTGGGLMSGITQVFQSRYLATICVFLLCAQACGTQLYFEQAEIVNATIETKEERTQLFAHLDLGAQVLTLLTQALLSSVILRRFGVAVTLVILPIVYAVGFASLAFHPTLATLMVTMIATRATGYGITVPAREVLFTVVSREEKYKSKSFIDTVVMRGGDAMSGQIFGSLRAIGFSFAALNLAVLPAVGIWAYVAMRLGKQQKERQDQQQPLVEQSSEQS; encoded by the coding sequence ATGCCTGATACCGAATCCCTTGCTGCTCGAATCGCTGACCGCATCCGTCCCGGCGAGATGTCGTCGGTCGTTTGGGCGACGGCGTGGTTCTTCTTTATTTTGCTGGGCTATCTGATCGTTCGCCCCGTCCGTGAAACGATGGGCAGTATCGGTGGTACGCGCCAGCTTCAGGGTTTGATGGCGGTCACGTTCGTCGCCATGCTGGTCGCCGTACCGATTTACTCGGCGTTGGTGGCGAGGCTTCCCCGACGATGGTTGGTGAGGGTTGTCTTTCACTTTTTCGCAGCGTGCCTGTTCGCGTTTTTTGTGTTGATGCGAATCGATCACGAAAGCACGCAAGTCTGGACGGCTCGCGCCTTCTTTGTCTGGGTCAACGTCTTCGCCTTTTTTGCCACCAGTGTTTTCTGGAGCGTGTTAGCGGACCTGTTCACTAGCGAGCAAGGCAAGCGACTGTTCGGACTGGTCGCGGCTGGCGGCACCGCTGGCGCGATCACCGGTTCAATCATCACCAGCCGGCTTGCCGGTGTGCTGTCGACCAGTTGGCTGCTACTGATTCCGATCGTGATGCTGGAAGTCGGTTTGGCGTGCGCGTGGCGATTGGAAAAACAGATTGCGAAGCGACCGCTTTCCCCCGATCGCTACGCCCCCGCTGGTGATGACAAGCCGACCGGCGGCGGATTGATGAGCGGCATCACTCAGGTTTTTCAGTCACGCTATCTGGCGACGATTTGCGTGTTTCTGTTGTGCGCCCAGGCTTGCGGGACGCAGCTGTATTTTGAACAAGCTGAAATCGTCAACGCAACGATCGAAACGAAGGAAGAGCGGACGCAACTGTTCGCTCACTTGGATCTCGGTGCCCAAGTGCTAACGCTGCTGACTCAGGCACTGTTGTCGAGCGTGATCCTACGACGATTCGGCGTTGCGGTTACGTTAGTCATCCTGCCGATCGTCTATGCGGTTGGCTTCGCATCGCTTGCGTTCCATCCGACATTGGCAACCTTGATGGTCACCATGATAGCCACGCGGGCAACGGGGTATGGCATCACGGTACCGGCGCGAGAAGTCTTGTTTACCGTCGTCAGCCGTGAAGAGAAATACAAGTCCAAGAGCTTCATCGATACGGTGGTGATGCGCGGCGGCGACGCGATGTCTGGACAGATATTCGGTTCGCTGCGCGCGATCGGATTCAGCTTCGCGGCACTTAACTTGGCAGTGCTGCCCGCCGTCGGCATCTGGGCCTACGTGGCGATGCGGTTGGGGAAGCAGCAAAAGGAACGGCAGGACCAGCAGCAACCCCTTGTCGAACAGTCGAGCGAACAGAGCTGA